From a region of the Myroides sp. JBRI-B21084 genome:
- a CDS encoding DNA adenine methylase, whose product MENIVSEPVETYNQIGLGLTNYVDTRKLSPILKWAGGKEQELKYILPNLPQEKFTDYYEPFVGGGAVYTAIQADKYFINDKSEELILLYRSLTNGDRKVFFQATKEIIHNWDLLGIVTKENSTFFINTYKEFSENKITETKLKDVLFEFILKNAEQFNGMFSTIFNFNIENFIKEIKVNLIRKIKRMKELEILKSKLPDSDILDNIETAFKSAFYMHFRHIYNNTEKYNIQNAFKSAIFLFIRNFAYSGMFRYNSSGDFNVPYGGIAYNNKNYSKKIEYLETQELKSLLDNTIIENEDFEQFFELHKPTKNDFIFLDPPYDSEFSTYAKNEFTRKDQERLANYLINSCKAKWMMIIKNTDFIFDLYNDKGLNIQSFEKTYLVSFMNRNDKNVEHLLITNY is encoded by the coding sequence ATGGAAAACATTGTATCAGAACCAGTAGAAACATATAACCAAATCGGACTAGGTTTGACAAATTATGTTGATACAAGAAAACTATCACCAATTTTGAAATGGGCAGGTGGAAAAGAACAAGAATTAAAATATATTCTTCCAAATTTACCACAAGAAAAATTTACAGACTATTATGAACCGTTTGTTGGTGGTGGTGCTGTTTATACAGCTATTCAAGCTGACAAATATTTTATTAATGATAAATCTGAAGAACTAATTTTATTATATAGAAGTTTAACAAACGGTGATAGAAAGGTATTTTTTCAAGCAACAAAAGAAATAATTCATAATTGGGATTTATTAGGTATTGTAACAAAAGAAAACTCAACTTTTTTTATAAATACTTACAAGGAATTTTCTGAAAATAAAATTACAGAAACAAAATTAAAAGACGTTCTTTTTGAGTTTATACTTAAAAATGCTGAACAATTTAATGGAATGTTTTCTACAATTTTTAATTTTAATATTGAAAATTTCATAAAAGAAATAAAAGTAAATCTTATTCGCAAAATTAAGCGAATGAAAGAGTTAGAAATTTTAAAATCTAAACTACCAGATTCTGATATTTTAGACAATATCGAAACAGCCTTTAAAAGTGCATTTTATATGCACTTTCGACACATTTATAACAATACTGAAAAATATAATATTCAAAATGCTTTTAAATCAGCAATATTCTTATTTATAAGAAATTTTGCATACAGTGGTATGTTTCGCTATAATTCAAGTGGAGATTTTAATGTTCCTTATGGTGGAATTGCTTACAACAATAAAAATTACAGTAAAAAAATTGAATATTTAGAAACACAGGAATTAAAATCTTTACTTGATAACACAATAATAGAAAACGAAGATTTTGAACAATTTTTTGAGCTTCACAAGCCGACAAAGAATGATTTTATTTTTCTTGACCCACCATATGATAGCGAATTTAGCACATATGCTAAAAATGAATTTACAAGAAAAGACCAAGAAAGATTAGCAAACTATCTAATAAATAGTTGCAAAGCAAAATGGATGATGATAATTAAAAATACTGATTTCATTTTTGATTTATACAATGACAAAGGATTAAATATTCAATCGTTTGAAAAAACCTATTTAGTTAGTTTTATGAATAGAAACGACAAAAATGTTGAACACCTTTTAATCACAAATTATTAA
- the dcm gene encoding DNA (cytosine-5-)-methyltransferase, with the protein MVGASLFSSAGIAETYFDEVGINIVAANELVQERAELYQALYPNSKMIAGSILDENVFRTLVKNTPEKLDFLIASPPCQGMSVAGKNRNIEQMLNDERNYLVFKIIDFIKLKSPDFVLIENVPTFFKLILPYKNQQLKVVEILNLLFGKEYNIEANVYDAAEFGVAQRRTRAIIKLYRKGKKWGQPLKSEKQITVEEKIGFLPSIEAGQKSKIKWHFARKHSDSHVQWMKHTPTGQTAFENKKYFPVKPNGEKIKSYNTSYRRINWDEPAPTITMRNDAISSQLNVHPGRKLKNGTYSDARVLTPLELMLLSSLPQDWNIPDNTPELLIRKCIGECIPPLLIKNIVAQINR; encoded by the coding sequence ATGGTAGGAGCATCACTATTTTCAAGTGCAGGCATAGCGGAAACTTACTTTGATGAAGTAGGAATAAACATTGTTGCCGCTAACGAATTGGTTCAGGAAAGAGCCGAATTGTATCAAGCATTATACCCAAATTCTAAAATGATTGCAGGTAGTATTTTGGACGAAAATGTTTTCAGAACACTTGTAAAAAACACGCCTGAAAAGTTAGATTTTTTGATTGCTTCACCGCCTTGTCAAGGAATGAGCGTAGCAGGAAAAAACAGAAATATTGAGCAAATGCTCAATGACGAAAGGAATTATCTTGTTTTCAAAATCATTGATTTTATCAAACTCAAATCGCCCGACTTTGTGCTGATTGAAAATGTTCCGACATTTTTTAAATTGATTTTACCCTACAAAAATCAACAACTAAAAGTCGTTGAAATTCTAAATCTTCTGTTTGGGAAAGAATATAACATTGAAGCCAATGTTTATGATGCAGCTGAATTTGGTGTTGCTCAAAGACGAACAAGAGCAATCATAAAATTGTACCGAAAAGGCAAAAAATGGGGACAACCATTAAAATCTGAAAAGCAAATAACAGTAGAAGAAAAAATTGGCTTTTTACCAAGCATTGAAGCAGGACAAAAATCAAAAATAAAATGGCACTTTGCCCGAAAACATTCGGATAGCCACGTTCAATGGATGAAACACACGCCAACAGGACAAACTGCTTTTGAAAACAAAAAATATTTTCCAGTAAAACCAAATGGAGAAAAAATTAAAAGTTACAATACATCGTACAGACGAATTAATTGGGACGAACCTGCACCGACAATTACAATGCGAAACGATGCAATCAGTTCACAACTGAATGTACATCCAGGCAGGAAATTGAAAAACGGAACTTATTCAGACGCAAGAGTTTTAACACCGTTGGAGCTTATGTTATTGTCGTCTTTACCACAAGATTGGAATATTCCCGACAATACACCCGAATTGCTTATTAGAAAATGTATTGGCGAATGTATTCCACCATTGCTCATTAAAAACATTGTTGCCCAAATAAACCGATAA
- a CDS encoding helix-turn-helix domain-containing protein encodes MKETFGEYIHKLRIDNGLTLTKLAAALDIDQSTLSKIENGKRNVPSEIIPKLSSFFNLDLKKLEHEYLSERIAELIYPEEETQKLFLAAEEKAKYMRIKNQQQSTLKF; translated from the coding sequence ATGAAAGAAACATTTGGCGAATACATTCACAAACTAAGAATAGATAATGGCTTGACATTAACTAAACTTGCTGCTGCTTTAGATATAGACCAATCTACCCTATCAAAAATTGAAAACGGTAAAAGAAATGTTCCGTCTGAAATAATACCCAAACTTTCATCATTTTTCAATCTTGACTTAAAAAAATTAGAACACGAGTATTTAAGTGAAAGAATTGCAGAACTAATTTATCCGGAGGAAGAAACTCAAAAGCTGTTTTTAGCTGCTGAAGAGAAAGCAAAATATATGAGAATTAAAAACCAACAACAAAGTACACTCAAGTTTTAA
- a CDS encoding DNA methyltransferase: MITITREDNMALMARYPDNYFDLAIVDPPYGILNKTKRGGDHKFNMEEYSQWDVKPDDEYFNELFRVSKNQIIWGGNYFGQLWARSPYNKGFIIWDKKQPETLNNFSMAEMAWSSLDKPSKIFEFSVRKNRNKIHPTQKPVELYEWLLKMYANQGDKILDTHLGSGTIAVACYNAGLSLTACEISETYYLNALEKIKEIVPKSAIHTNDLEAFALTFPEQKTSKNGLHKLYKEHVEQLRLFKEERAKYYAMAK, translated from the coding sequence ATGATTACAATTACAAGAGAAGATAATATGGCGTTAATGGCAAGGTATCCAGACAATTATTTTGACCTCGCAATCGTTGACCCGCCTTACGGAATCTTAAACAAAACCAAACGAGGCGGAGACCATAAATTTAATATGGAAGAATACAGTCAATGGGATGTAAAACCCGATGACGAATATTTTAATGAATTATTTCGAGTTTCAAAAAATCAAATTATTTGGGGCGGAAATTATTTTGGACAGCTTTGGGCAAGAAGTCCATACAACAAAGGCTTTATCATTTGGGACAAAAAACAACCCGAAACATTAAATAATTTTTCAATGGCTGAAATGGCTTGGAGTTCATTAGACAAACCTTCAAAAATTTTTGAATTTAGCGTTAGAAAGAACAGAAACAAAATCCACCCTACACAAAAACCTGTCGAGCTTTACGAATGGCTTTTAAAAATGTACGCTAATCAAGGCGACAAAATTTTAGACACACATTTAGGAAGCGGAACGATTGCAGTTGCTTGTTACAATGCAGGATTAAGTTTAACCGCTTGTGAAATCAGCGAAACATATTATTTGAATGCATTAGAAAAAATCAAAGAAATTGTTCCTAAAAGTGCTATTCATACAAACGACTTAGAAGCATTTGCTTTGACATTTCCCGAACAGAAAACATCAAAAAATGGTCTGCATAAATTGTACAAAGAACACGTTGAGCAATTAAGACTTTTCAAGGAAGAACGAGCAAAGTATTATGCAATGGCAAAATGA
- a CDS encoding Kiwa anti-phage protein KwaB-like domain-containing protein: MDKSILVDIIGQASAENLKMYFVTRILKEGMKANSRVLEKFDFKVYQIEITDEVRKYLYELSLKQFQKIQNNEDLHFFDYDVIADETEHLFTYQMENKVGSFSDVIYNQLNQSPQKITDLNDILQDETLWAYCIEFEIDSDKSFYTFRKISPGKVGVEKEKDGEKKSIGSQIRTYFDTNTNTLSLLKSDTVYLDKQIDCIFYEETFYVLKKYYFEQLVGLQEEYKKRAEDVATSISKHECFGDVKLLSDKIETKVAIHKKLMKLEKIGNLNSLTSKNIKKLETLGKKKKAPINLKDGKIQFETEEDIDNVIKLLCDYFKTGDYSGKPYGTYAGKLQPSE; encoded by the coding sequence ATGGATAAATCTATATTGGTTGATATAATCGGTCAGGCAAGTGCGGAAAACTTGAAGATGTACTTTGTAACTCGTATTCTCAAAGAGGGAATGAAAGCTAACTCACGAGTTTTAGAGAAATTTGATTTTAAAGTTTATCAAATTGAAATTACAGACGAAGTAAGAAAGTATCTTTATGAACTTTCACTAAAACAGTTCCAAAAAATTCAAAATAACGAAGATTTACACTTCTTTGATTATGATGTCATTGCAGACGAAACAGAACATTTATTTACTTATCAAATGGAAAATAAAGTTGGCTCATTTTCAGATGTTATTTACAATCAATTAAACCAAAGTCCTCAAAAAATCACAGATTTAAACGATATACTTCAAGACGAAACACTTTGGGCATATTGTATAGAGTTTGAGATTGACAGCGATAAATCTTTTTACACATTTAGAAAAATTTCACCAGGAAAAGTAGGTGTTGAAAAAGAAAAAGACGGAGAAAAGAAAAGTATAGGTAGCCAAATAAGAACCTACTTTGACACCAATACTAATACGTTGTCGCTATTAAAAAGTGATACTGTTTATTTAGACAAGCAAATAGATTGCATTTTTTACGAAGAAACTTTTTACGTTTTGAAAAAGTATTACTTTGAGCAACTCGTTGGTTTACAAGAAGAATACAAAAAGAGAGCGGAAGATGTTGCGACTTCAATTTCTAAACACGAATGCTTTGGAGATGTAAAACTTCTATCGGACAAAATAGAAACAAAAGTTGCTATTCACAAAAAGCTAATGAAGTTGGAAAAAATCGGAAATCTAAATTCATTAACTTCAAAAAACATAAAGAAATTAGAAACATTAGGTAAGAAGAAAAAAGCACCAATAAATTTGAAAGACGGCAAAATTCAGTTTGAAACGGAAGAGGATATAGACAATGTAATCAAACTTTTATGCGACTATTTCAAAACAGGAGATTATTCGGGTAAACCATACGGAACATATGCGGGAAAACTACAACCATCAGAGTAA
- a CDS encoding restriction endonuclease, which translates to MTLRIDSKKWILYRHTRDFDKLCVVAEFLKSYTKTGISTDEKTQLNLKLRELGLYSERNPELPLDAINHKINQLSYYMFGYQAKVDGQDRFLFSPLGNLFLKHVEDKEKTAKIFLTMLWAVQYQHPHSGTDSEFQLHPFRLIYKLLSEPKLSNKLYAFEVAYSVVFLKEVNNTAYEELVNDLLELRKLSDEQLAQKFQEDRHALVNSAYEWDYYVSSLFQSSGVLNKKDGVVITKLQHGNTNTFRKITRNEVSIPENLKSLIEQLENEYSFLEKPLLLNDPERLKLDVVKEIYGFYPKTLLVEIGEAVDDFKFELLNLPKLIEQYANNNDGAEAYLFEDALADGFNMFYNIEANKISGAGNTDLECLYIPRKKKFTVEAKSTKNKLSSVNAGRLAGHREKIGGAYTIVVTPRYVPAVLQDIRTSPIVIIRANTFSEYLYNCIDNDIREIDYEDFDSIIVNNLGKDISKNISDLTISRFATQK; encoded by the coding sequence ATGACTTTAAGAATTGATAGTAAAAAGTGGATTTTATACAGACACACAAGGGATTTTGACAAACTTTGTGTGGTTGCTGAATTTTTGAAGTCATACACCAAAACAGGGATTTCAACAGACGAAAAAACGCAACTAAACTTAAAGTTACGTGAATTAGGATTGTACAGTGAACGAAATCCCGAATTACCGCTTGATGCGATAAATCACAAAATCAATCAACTTTCGTATTATATGTTTGGCTACCAAGCCAAAGTTGACGGACAAGACAGATTTTTGTTTAGTCCGCTTGGCAACTTGTTTTTGAAACACGTTGAAGATAAAGAGAAAACGGCTAAAATATTTCTTACAATGCTTTGGGCTGTTCAATATCAACACCCACATAGCGGAACAGATAGCGAATTTCAACTTCATCCGTTTCGTTTGATTTACAAATTACTTTCAGAACCAAAACTTTCAAATAAACTTTACGCTTTTGAAGTGGCTTATTCGGTTGTTTTTCTGAAAGAGGTAAACAATACGGCTTACGAAGAATTGGTAAATGATTTATTGGAATTACGCAAACTTTCAGATGAGCAACTCGCTCAAAAATTTCAAGAAGACCGACACGCATTAGTAAATTCGGCTTATGAGTGGGATTATTACGTTTCTAGTTTATTTCAAAGTTCAGGCGTTTTGAACAAAAAAGACGGAGTTGTGATTACCAAATTGCAACACGGCAACACAAACACATTCCGAAAAATAACACGAAACGAAGTTTCAATTCCCGAAAATTTGAAATCGTTAATTGAGCAATTAGAAAACGAATATTCGTTTTTAGAGAAACCTTTATTGCTCAACGACCCTGAACGTTTGAAATTAGACGTTGTAAAAGAGATATACGGTTTCTATCCAAAAACGCTTTTGGTTGAAATAGGCGAAGCCGTTGACGATTTCAAATTTGAATTACTTAATCTTCCAAAATTGATTGAGCAATATGCAAACAACAATGACGGAGCGGAAGCATATCTTTTTGAAGATGCTTTAGCAGACGGCTTCAATATGTTCTACAACATAGAAGCAAACAAAATTAGCGGAGCAGGAAATACAGATTTAGAGTGTTTGTACATTCCCAGAAAGAAAAAATTTACTGTTGAAGCCAAATCAACTAAAAATAAACTTTCAAGTGTAAACGCAGGAAGATTAGCAGGACACCGTGAAAAAATTGGAGGTGCTTACACCATCGTTGTAACGCCAAGGTACGTTCCTGCTGTGCTTCAAGATATTCGTACAAGTCCAATCGTAATTATTCGAGCAAATACTTTTTCGGAATATCTGTACAACTGCATTGACAACGATATTAGAGAAATAGACTATGAAGATTTTGACAGTATTATCGTCAATAATCTAGGAAAAGACATCAGTAAAAACATTTCGGACTTAACCATTTCAAGGTTCGCAACCCAAAAATAA
- a CDS encoding HNH endonuclease, with product MNTYLFLWNPKKWTWTTLEQDIEQVDLTGRCSQRWSCGNTKSIQPGDRIFLLKVGTEPKGIIAAGFATSTPFYEKHWSGENKDTLYIDVDFEVLLNPDQEPILTVDILKKGNLAQQNWRPMASGISVRTELVDELEAVWFDFLTTQKIRHNPFIPTDNNSQKTYTEGTPNQISITKYERNPFARKKCLENFGYSCVVCDFNFEKTYGQIGKGFIHVHHLTQVATVGQTYEIDPIKDLRPVCPNCHSIIHRQKTPLTIEEVKILINENAD from the coding sequence ATGAACACATATTTATTTTTATGGAACCCTAAAAAGTGGACTTGGACGACACTTGAACAAGACATTGAACAAGTGGACTTAACAGGTCGATGTTCGCAACGTTGGAGTTGTGGAAATACAAAATCAATTCAACCGGGTGACAGAATTTTTTTACTCAAAGTTGGGACAGAACCGAAAGGAATTATTGCAGCGGGTTTTGCGACCTCAACACCTTTTTACGAAAAACATTGGAGCGGAGAAAATAAAGACACATTATACATTGACGTTGACTTTGAAGTCTTACTCAATCCTGACCAAGAACCAATTTTGACAGTTGACATATTAAAAAAGGGAAATTTAGCTCAACAAAATTGGCGACCTATGGCTTCTGGAATTTCTGTAAGAACCGAACTTGTTGACGAACTTGAAGCTGTTTGGTTTGACTTTTTGACAACTCAAAAAATTAGACACAACCCTTTTATTCCGACAGACAACAATTCTCAAAAGACTTACACCGAAGGAACGCCAAATCAAATTTCAATAACAAAATACGAACGCAATCCATTCGCAAGGAAAAAATGTTTAGAAAATTTCGGTTACTCGTGTGTCGTTTGCGACTTCAATTTTGAGAAAACATACGGGCAAATAGGAAAAGGTTTTATTCACGTTCATCATTTGACACAAGTTGCAACTGTTGGACAAACTTATGAAATTGACCCAATAAAAGATTTACGACCTGTTTGCCCAAACTGTCATTCAATAATTCACCGACAAAAAACACCTTTGACAATTGAGGAAGTAAAAATATTAATTAACGAAAATGCGGACTGA
- a CDS encoding DUF4253 domain-containing protein: protein MKKIIFSIFCLLGLNSCNGQKNNLNDSEIKLIGELKLDKETAQEIKSLTNGNFELAKGFEDRENLYDDIPELKNYSKKLPKAIKINSKEDIATKIVKDFKQKLIEKGLIIYKSEENYNQKDDVITILKSENKYEPLYFEGTNAVNYDMNTPQLIEKLKVWDKLYGIELNGVGFDYLSGDFKKLPDDLRSFSTEMYDFCPDIVDQGVGDLDKLIEALKDSKSFFLWWD, encoded by the coding sequence ATGAAGAAAATAATATTCTCGATTTTTTGTTTGCTTGGATTAAATTCTTGTAATGGACAAAAAAATAATTTAAACGATTCTGAAATCAAACTAATTGGCGAATTAAAACTTGACAAAGAAACTGCACAAGAAATAAAAAGTCTAACGAATGGAAATTTTGAACTTGCAAAAGGATTTGAAGACCGCGAAAATTTGTATGATGATATTCCAGAACTAAAAAATTATTCAAAAAAACTACCTAAAGCTATCAAAATTAATTCAAAGGAAGATATTGCAACTAAAATTGTAAAAGACTTTAAGCAAAAACTAATCGAAAAAGGTCTAATAATTTACAAATCTGAAGAAAATTATAACCAAAAAGATGATGTAATAACTATCTTAAAATCCGAAAATAAATATGAACCACTTTATTTTGAAGGAACAAATGCAGTAAATTATGATATGAATACACCTCAATTAATAGAAAAACTTAAAGTTTGGGATAAACTTTACGGAATTGAATTAAATGGGGTTGGTTTTGATTATTTGTCAGGTGATTTTAAAAAACTTCCCGATGACTTAAGATCTTTTTCTACCGAAATGTATGACTTTTGTCCAGATATTGTTGACCAAGGAGTTGGAGATTTAGACAAACTTATTGAAGCTCTTAAAGATTCCAAATCATTTTTTCTTTGGTGGGATTAA
- a CDS encoding AIPR family protein encodes MSFYAKIKDQVTELTGQFNYPNDGTSFGHFILRECFNKIIDFEYDGTDYDSFIKDHIVDMANDLGNDAIFTNQKNREIIVFQFKYSSGQLLNTNEIKKNKKFVDWILNLSPDHLTPNPKLKKILNEEISPILTPENIATNNYSVSFYYIDNGFEGTIKTDIKALYTNYNDKDINFQIKFYNYEELEELYDDIEIPKNEVTLKVVPNEYFIKKVSYHDTIETPVETIVTSIMANSLKPIIEEKKELILTLNVRYYKGENDINSKIKTEYSKGKKSNFWILNNGINAVCEDFEIDNGSLKIKNFQIVNGGQTTKTLTRIVNDLPDEVQILMRLTKIKDKTQTSKISMDIAVASNSQNAISARDLHSGDRIQNKIFANLDAVGIFYDKKDGEWATLSKKKYRNPFGNSPMHLKIHNTDLGVAYLSFYLQVPISTAGRHKLVFSEIYYDQIFSMTTNEDDQFYKLMLAYRIAERVNRIKTEKINSYEILQNNYINDVLVALAGIYFFKDNLTKIATVDDLAEKLKEIKGQAIINSAEKYILNLDQSFDDYILKIISAVQYRLDTKKSGKKDYTGQEWLPTETNNWLKKDGTYREIYEEVIKKLKQ; translated from the coding sequence ATGAGCTTTTACGCAAAAATTAAAGACCAAGTAACCGAACTGACAGGACAGTTTAACTACCCGAATGACGGAACTTCATTTGGACATTTTATTCTTAGAGAATGTTTTAACAAAATCATAGACTTTGAATATGATGGGACAGACTATGACAGTTTTATCAAAGACCATATTGTTGATATGGCAAACGACTTGGGAAATGATGCGATTTTTACAAATCAGAAAAACCGTGAAATAATTGTTTTTCAATTCAAGTATTCCAGTGGACAGCTTTTGAACACCAATGAAATAAAGAAAAATAAAAAATTCGTTGACTGGATCTTAAACTTAAGCCCAGACCATTTGACACCAAACCCAAAACTGAAAAAAATACTTAATGAAGAAATATCGCCAATTCTAACGCCTGAAAATATAGCTACAAACAATTACAGCGTTAGCTTCTACTACATTGACAATGGATTTGAAGGAACAATAAAAACAGACATTAAAGCCCTTTACACTAATTACAATGACAAAGACATTAACTTTCAAATCAAGTTTTACAACTATGAAGAACTTGAAGAGCTTTATGATGACATAGAAATTCCCAAAAATGAAGTAACATTGAAAGTTGTTCCCAATGAATACTTTATTAAAAAGGTAAGCTATCACGACACAATTGAAACGCCAGTTGAAACAATAGTAACAAGTATTATGGCTAATTCATTGAAACCAATAATAGAAGAAAAGAAAGAGCTAATACTTACTTTGAATGTTCGCTATTACAAAGGCGAGAATGACATAAACTCAAAAATAAAGACAGAATATTCCAAAGGAAAAAAATCAAATTTTTGGATTTTAAACAACGGTATAAATGCCGTTTGTGAAGATTTTGAAATTGACAACGGTTCTTTAAAAATTAAGAACTTTCAAATCGTTAACGGTGGGCAAACAACAAAGACACTTACAAGAATTGTAAATGATTTACCTGATGAAGTCCAAATATTAATGCGACTTACAAAAATCAAAGACAAGACACAGACCTCAAAAATATCAATGGATATTGCTGTTGCGAGCAATAGCCAAAATGCAATTAGTGCAAGAGATTTACATTCAGGCGACAGAATACAAAATAAAATATTCGCTAACCTTGATGCAGTCGGTATTTTCTATGACAAAAAAGATGGTGAATGGGCGACACTTTCAAAAAAGAAATACCGCAATCCATTTGGTAATAGTCCAATGCACTTGAAAATACATAACACGGACTTGGGTGTTGCATATCTATCTTTCTATTTACAAGTTCCTATCTCAACGGCTGGAAGACATAAACTTGTTTTCTCTGAAATTTACTACGACCAAATTTTCAGTATGACAACCAATGAAGATGACCAATTTTATAAACTAATGTTGGCTTACAGAATTGCGGAAAGAGTAAATCGTATCAAGACTGAAAAAATAAACAGCTACGAAATTCTTCAGAACAACTATATCAATGATGTTCTTGTAGCCTTAGCGGGAATTTACTTTTTCAAAGATAACCTTACTAAAATTGCGACTGTTGATGATTTGGCTGAAAAACTCAAAGAAATTAAAGGACAAGCAATTATCAATTCAGCAGAAAAGTATATTCTAAACCTTGACCAATCATTTGACGACTACATACTTAAAATTATTAGTGCTGTTCAGTATAGACTTGACACCAAAAAATCAGGAAAAAAGGATTATACAGGACAAGAATGGTTGCCGACAGAAACAAACAACTGGCTTAAAAAGGACGGAACATATAGAGAGATTTATGAAGAAGTAATTAAGAAATTGAAACAATAA
- a CDS encoding DUF3883 domain-containing protein, with product MAAHTEAQIRRAIKPLLTVYGELNTSEVKNLLHTVLEFSEEDNIPSATRNEVLIIQRIGNIVAHQTETIKIYDEGFILDKNFRPAKFSLINPISQAVIQPAEVTTIKEKTRRFIARKVDWEKARDRNNEIGDQGEEFVLEFEIDRLIETLVIDRTNATQNVQHLSRLQGDGLGYDISSINDDGSPRYIEVKTTSGGFNQPFYMSKNERHFFEEYGDSAFIYRVYNFNRETRRGDVRIITQTELFSNFNFDTITWQVTPK from the coding sequence ATGGCAGCACATACAGAAGCACAGATAAGACGAGCGATTAAGCCGTTATTAACCGTTTATGGTGAATTAAACACCTCAGAAGTTAAAAATCTATTGCATACAGTTTTAGAATTTAGTGAAGAGGACAATATACCTTCTGCAACAAGAAACGAAGTTCTTATTATTCAAAGAATAGGAAATATTGTTGCTCACCAAACAGAAACAATAAAAATCTACGATGAAGGTTTTATACTTGACAAGAATTTTCGACCAGCTAAATTTTCTTTAATTAACCCTATTTCACAAGCTGTTATTCAACCTGCGGAAGTAACAACAATAAAGGAAAAAACAAGACGCTTTATTGCTCGTAAAGTTGATTGGGAAAAAGCACGTGACAGAAATAATGAAATTGGAGACCAAGGCGAAGAATTTGTATTAGAGTTTGAAATAGACCGTTTAATCGAAACACTTGTAATAGACAGAACAAATGCGACACAAAATGTTCAGCATTTAAGCCGTTTGCAAGGAGACGGTCTTGGTTATGATATTTCCTCAATAAATGATGACGGTTCACCTCGTTATATTGAAGTAAAAACTACAAGTGGTGGTTTTAATCAGCCATTTTATATGAGTAAAAACGAAAGACATTTTTTTGAAGAATATGGAGATTCTGCATTTATTTATAGAGTTTACAATTTTAACAGAGAAACAAGACGTGGCGATGTTAGAATAATAACTCAAACAGAATTGTTCTCAAATTTCAACTTTGACACAATTACTTGGCAAGTAACACCGAAATAA